In a genomic window of Salvelinus fontinalis isolate EN_2023a chromosome 7, ASM2944872v1, whole genome shotgun sequence:
- the LOC129859740 gene encoding uncharacterized protein LOC129859740: protein MADEDKLQPLMFLMTYMLMKRRRDINNADTQRLNEVKRRIRHRQYFFQRQRRMLMMLTARGCSCDIRTRPWTSTECTDWWERVVMTEFQPSDWLEKFRMSRETFFFLCGKLKPRLARQDTHFRRALPLEKRVAVALWRLASNIEYRTISGLFGVGSSTVCKCVRDVCHAIVTLLRPVYLCSPSVQEVEDSAHHFLSRWGFPHCVGAVATLHTAILTPSANVANYANPDGWLSVVSQVAVNGLGQFWDVCAGFPGSTEPTAILQNSALWASASEGVLSPDPPPSFMGKPLRYVLLGEPGYPLQPWLMKAYSKKKEEDDVEEEEGGLAEARRAFNQRFVRAWRGAATALLRLRARWQCLSKRNDCSLDVVPTMILACCILHNVCEAHGDLFRGEWHGEVTKGENPQPGHTTARAPSPPGTSDHLQGEEVRKLFCDYFQQSQLQIQD, encoded by the exons ATGGCTGATGAAGACAAGCTTCAGCCGTTAATGTTTCTTATGACCTATATGCTGATGAAGCGCCGAAGAGACATAAACAACGCGGATACACAGAGACTCAATGAGGTGAAGAGACGTATCCGCCACAGACAGTACTTCTTCCAGAGGCAGAGGCGAATGCTCATG atGCTGACAGCTCGAGGCTGTAGCTGTGACATCCGTACCCGACCCTGGACCAGCACGGAGTGCACTGATTGGTGGGAGCGGGTAGTGATGACTGAGTTCCAGCCCTCTGATTGGCTGGAGAAGTTCCGCATGAGCCGGGAGACCTTCTTCTTCCTTTGTGGCAAGCTGAAACCCCGCCTGGCTCGCCAGGACACCCACTTCCGCCGGGCGCTTCCGCTGGAGAAGCGTGTGGCGGTTGCCCTGTGGCGGCTGGCGTCCAACATTGAGTACCGCACCATCAGTGGGCTGTTTGGCGTGGGCAGCTCCACGGTGTGTAAGTGTGTGAGGGACGTGTGTCACGCCATCGTCACACTACTCCGGCCCGTCTACCTATGCTCGCCCAGCGTACAGGAAGTGGAAGACTCTGCACATCACTTCCTATCTCGCTGGGGCTTCCCTCATTGCGTAGGTGCCGTGGCAACCCTCCACACTGCCATCCTCACGCCGTCCGCTAACGTGGCCAACTACGCCAACCCAGACGGGTGGCTCTCTGTGGTCTCCCAG GTGGCTGTGAATGGGCTGGGTCAGTTTTGGGACGTCTGTGCTGGTTTCCCTGGCAGCACTGAGCCGACAGCCATCTTGCAGAACTCAGCACTTTGGGCGTCGGCCTCTGAGGGCGTGCTGTCACCTGACCCACCCCCGAGCTTCATGGGAAAGCCCCTGAG ATATGTGTTGTTGGGGGAGCCAGGGTACCCCCTCCAGCCCTGGCTGATGAAGGCCTATTccaagaagaaggaggaggatgatgtggaggaggaggaaggagggctcGCGGAGGCCCGGAGGGCCTTCAACCAG CGATTTGTGCGGGCGTGGCGTGGGGCGGCAACGGCGCTTCTTCGCCTGCGGGCGCGCTGGCAATGCCTGAGCAAGAGGAACGACTGCAGCCTAGACGTGGTACCCACCATGATCTTGGCCTGCTGCATCCTGCATAACGTGTGTGAGGCCCATGGAGATTTGTTCCGGGGGGAATGGCATGGTGAGGTGACCAAGGGTGAGAACCCCCAGCCTGGTCACACTACGGCCCGCGCCCCCTCTCCCCCTGGAACTTCAGACCACCTCCAGGGTGAGGAGGTCAGAAAATTGTTCTGTGACTACTTCCAGCAGTCACAACTACAAATACAGGACTAA
- the LOC129859741 gene encoding inositol-3-phosphate synthase 1-A-like → MTENIRINNPNVKYTDTHIEAQYCYHTTAVRRDGDTLTVTPSVSELEFRTERRVPKLGVMLVGWGGNNGTTVTAAVLANRLGLTWKTKTGEQKANYYGSLFQSSTVCLGPGPDGKEVNIPFRDLLPMVHPNDIVFDGWDISSMDLGSAMERAEVLDWSLQEKLRPHMSYLRPRASIYIPEFIAANQAGRADNVLKGTMAEQVEQIRADIQDFRHSSGVEKVIVLWTANTERFCDLTAGVNDTAKNLLAAIQSGGEVSPSTLFAVASILEGCAYINGSPQNTFVPGAIELAVERNVFIAGDDFKSGQTKIKSVLVDFLISAGIKPTSIVSYNHLGNNDGMNLSAPQQFRSKEISKSNVVDDMVNSNPILYHKGEKPDHCVVIKYVPYVGDSKRAMDEYTSEIMMGGTNTIAMHNTCEDSLLASPIILDLVLLTELCQRVCVRPQGSETFQSFHSVLAILSFMCKAPLVPPGAPLVNAYFRQRACIENIMRACLGLPPQNHMHLEHKLQRGFLPRHDNRIYDNVATKMVLSTGYHASQQNGVCAHVVKEATIG, encoded by the exons CATACTACTGCTGTACGCAGGGACGGAGACACACTCaca GTGACCCCGTCCGTTAGTGAGCTTGAGTTCCGTACTGAACGACGTGTCCCCAAGCTGGGGGTGATGCTAGTTGGCTGGGGAGGAAACAATGGGACCACCGTCACCGCTGCTGTCCTGGCCAACAGACTGGGACTCACCTGGAAAACCAAAACTGGAGAACAG AAAGCCAACTACTACGGTTCCCTCTTCCAGTCCTCAACTGTGTGTTTAGGTCCGGGGCCAGATGGAAAGGAAGTTAACATTCCGTTCCGTGACCTCTTACCCATGGTGCACCCTAATGATATCGTCTTTGATG GCTGGGACATCTCATCCATGGACCTGGGCAGTGCGATGGAGAGAGCCGAGGTCCTTGATTGGTCCCTCCAGGAGAAGCTCCGCCCACACATGAGCTACCTCCGACCCAGAGCCTCCATCTATATCCCAGAATTCATAGCTGCCAACCAGGCGGGCCGAGCAGACAACGTTCTGAAAGGGACCATGGCTGAACAG gtggaGCAGATCAGAGCAGACATTCAGGACTTCCGGCATTCAAGCGGTGTGGAGAAGGTCATCGTTTTGTGGACGGCCAACACTGAACGTTTCTGTGACCTCACAGCCGGGGTCAACGACACGGCCAAGAATCTCCTGGCTGCCATACAG tcAGGTGGGGAGGTGTCTCCCTCTACTTTGTTTGCCGTAGCCAGTATCCTGGAGGGCTGTGCCTACATTAACGGTTCTCCCCAGAACACATTTGTCCCTGGGGCGATAGAGCTGGCTGTGGAGAGAAACGTGTTCATAGCAGGAGATGACTTCAAGTCTGGTCAGACAAAGATCAAGTCAGTCCTGGTCGACTTCCTCATCAGTGCTGGGATCAAG CCCACCTCCATTGTCAGCTACAATCACCTTGGCAACAACGATGGTATGAACCTCTCAGCACCGCAGCAGTTCCGCTCCAAGGAGATCTCCAAGAGCAATGTGGTGGATGACATGGTCAACTCCAACCCTATACTGTACCACAAAGGGGAGAAACCTGACCACTGT GTGGTGATTAAATATGTGCCGTATGTGGGGGACAGTAAGAGGGCGATGGATGAATACACCTCTGAGATCATGATGGGAGGAACCAACACTATCGCAATGCACAACACCTGTgag GACTCTCTGCTAGCCAGCCCTATCATCCTGGACCTGGTCCTCCTCACAGAGTTGTGTCAGCGTGTATGTGTTCGGCCCCAAGGATCAGAGACCTTCCAGTCCTTCCACAGTGTCCTGGCTATCCTCTCCTTCATGTGTAAAGCTCCCCTCGTTCCCCCTGGGGCCCCGCTGGTCAATGCTTACTTCAGACAGAGAGCCTGCATTGAGAACATCATGAG AGCGTGCCTTGGTCTCCCCCCTCAGAACCACATGCACCTGGAGCACAAGCTGCAGAGGGGCTTCCTGCCTCGCCACGACAACCGTATCTACGACAATGTGGCTACCAAGATGGTCCTAAGCACCGGTTACCACGCCTCCCAACAGAATGGTGTCTGCGCACACGTGGTGAAAGAGGCAACGATTGGATAA